One Nostoc sp. UHCC 0302 DNA window includes the following coding sequences:
- a CDS encoding type 1 glutamine amidotransferase domain-containing protein: MPDLSNLRVAVIATDGFEESELTEPVRALKEAGATVEVLSAKLGQIQAFRHFDKSITVNVDRVIDDAQPEEYDAVLLPGGALNADTLRMGPKVQSFLQKIQEQGKPIAAICHAAWELVSAGLVRGRTLTSYYTIQDDIRNAGGNWLDREVVVEGNWVTSRQPSDIPAFNGEMLNLFSQFKPSVAGAR, from the coding sequence ATGCCTGATCTATCAAATTTACGAGTAGCAGTCATTGCTACTGATGGCTTTGAGGAATCGGAACTAACTGAACCAGTACGTGCTTTAAAAGAAGCTGGTGCAACTGTAGAAGTTTTGTCAGCCAAACTAGGGCAAATACAAGCATTTCGTCATTTTGACAAAAGTATTACAGTCAACGTTGACCGGGTAATTGACGATGCACAGCCCGAAGAGTATGACGCAGTGTTGTTGCCAGGAGGCGCTCTGAATGCAGATACCCTGAGAATGGGGCCAAAAGTCCAATCATTCTTGCAAAAGATTCAGGAACAAGGTAAGCCTATTGCCGCTATTTGTCATGCCGCCTGGGAATTAGTTTCAGCCGGCTTAGTGCGAGGACGGACGCTCACGAGTTACTACACGATTCAAGACGACATTCGCAATGCAGGCGGTAACTGGCTAGATCGAGAAGTGGTTGTCGAAGGTAATTGGGTAACAAGCCGACAACCGAGTGACATTCCAGCGTTTAATGGCGAAATGCTCAATTTGTTTTCGCAGTTCAAACCTTCTGTTGCTGGCGCTCGTTGA
- a CDS encoding ChaB family protein, with the protein MPYKQIADLPDSVKDNLPKHAQEIFRAAFNSAEEQYGEEETAFRVAWSAVKRDYEKGEDEQWHKKPE; encoded by the coding sequence ATGCCTTACAAACAGATTGCAGACTTACCAGATTCAGTTAAAGACAACCTACCCAAGCACGCCCAAGAAATTTTTCGGGCTGCATTTAACAGTGCTGAAGAACAATATGGCGAAGAAGAAACTGCTTTTCGTGTTGCTTGGAGCGCAGTAAAGCGTGATTACGAAAAAGGCGAGGATGAGCAATGGCATAAAAAGCCAGAGTAG
- a CDS encoding DUF4142 domain-containing protein, translating into MMNKQKIVMAALVAFGMFTAISGQQITQAQSNQTPTRSTQNAINASDRQFAIEAARGGKAEVELGQLALQKAANDDVKQFGQQMVQEHTQANNELKQLAAQKGITLPKDVGAENKEVKAKLSKLSGTAFDQAYMNQMVKDHAKTVSLFQREAEQGQDEDLKAWATKTLPTLQEHLQRANAIKTQLTATTK; encoded by the coding sequence ATGATGAATAAACAAAAAATTGTCATGGCTGCGCTTGTAGCCTTCGGGATGTTCACTGCTATCTCTGGGCAACAGATAACTCAAGCTCAATCTAATCAAACTCCAACTAGATCAACTCAGAACGCTATCAATGCTTCAGATCGGCAATTTGCGATCGAAGCTGCTCGCGGTGGTAAGGCAGAAGTGGAGCTTGGGCAACTGGCATTGCAAAAGGCAGCAAACGATGATGTGAAACAGTTTGGACAGCAGATGGTTCAAGAGCATACGCAAGCAAACAATGAACTTAAACAATTAGCTGCCCAAAAGGGTATCACTCTTCCCAAAGATGTTGGTGCAGAAAATAAAGAAGTAAAAGCTAAACTATCAAAGCTATCTGGTACAGCTTTTGACCAAGCATACATGAATCAGATGGTGAAGGATCATGCGAAGACTGTATCCTTATTTCAGCGCGAGGCAGAGCAAGGACAAGATGAGGACTTGAAAGCTTGGGCAACTAAAACTTTGCCAACTCTTCAAGAGCATTTGCAGAGGGCCAACGCCATCAAAACTCAGCTGACTGCAACTACTAAGTAA
- a CDS encoding sulfurtransferase: MNTKLLISPQELRSLLAQNSLQTVVIDTRNQEDYAISHIPQSINIRDFFTYLLENSFPTGLNKLQEYFAQIMSKVGISGAEWLIVYEDTLNEGYGQSCRAAFLLKYLGCAQVSILHGGYRAWLRAGLPITDEVPLRESSIFRLHPNLDMMVTTTEMLQAIDNPAIIKLDVRDRSEWLGLSSSPYNPDFCPRKGRIPNAVWLEWHRLMTSELEISMFRSKAEILEICQSVGITSDSIVYVYCFKGSRAANTQIALQMAGIYARNYFGSWNEWSRDFSLPINSRLI, translated from the coding sequence GTGAATACAAAACTTCTCATTTCTCCTCAAGAGCTTAGGTCTCTGTTAGCCCAGAACTCATTGCAAACTGTGGTTATCGATACGCGGAATCAAGAAGATTATGCTATTTCTCATATTCCTCAATCCATAAATATTAGAGATTTTTTCACCTATCTTTTAGAGAATTCCTTCCCAACAGGATTAAATAAATTGCAAGAGTATTTTGCACAAATTATGAGCAAGGTAGGAATATCTGGTGCAGAATGGCTAATTGTTTATGAAGACACTTTAAATGAAGGTTATGGTCAATCTTGTCGAGCAGCTTTCTTACTGAAGTATTTGGGTTGCGCTCAGGTATCTATCTTACACGGAGGATATAGAGCATGGCTCAGGGCGGGATTACCTATTACCGATGAAGTACCATTACGTGAAAGTAGCATATTTAGATTGCATCCCAACCTTGACATGATGGTGACTACCACCGAGATGTTGCAAGCAATTGACAATCCAGCAATTATTAAATTAGATGTGCGCGATCGCTCCGAATGGCTTGGGTTGAGTTCTTCTCCTTACAACCCTGATTTTTGTCCTCGCAAAGGTAGAATCCCTAACGCTGTATGGCTAGAATGGCATCGTTTGATGACATCTGAGTTGGAAATCTCGATGTTTCGCTCAAAAGCGGAAATCTTAGAAATTTGTCAATCTGTAGGTATTACTTCCGACTCTATTGTCTACGTTTACTGTTTTAAAGGTTCTAGGGCGGCGAATACTCAGATTGCTCTGCAAATGGCAGGAATTTATGCCAGAAATTATTTTGGGTCTTGGAATGAATGGTCTCGCGACTTTTCACTACCGATTAATAGCAGACTAATCTGA
- a CDS encoding amino acid adenylation domain-containing protein — translation MNTVEFLSHLRSLDIQVFIDGEKFRCNAPEGTITAELRTEIQERKTEIIEFLKATNRTNNHIFKPLSPISRSGNLPLSFAQQRLWFLDQLIPNNPFYNIPIALHLTGLLNKAALEQTFNEIVRRHEALRTTFVIQSGQPVQVINPKLTITLPIIDLRQLPQAEREIQARQFTNQEAQRPFNLSTDSLLQVKLLQLDETQYILLLNMHHIVSDGWSIGVLIQEIAALYTAFSSNQPSPLPKLTIQYADFAYWQRQWLQGEVLEKQLDYWQKQLDGISILKLPTDRPRLAVQTYQGARQPLQLSKSLSKALLALGQQEGVTLFITLLAAFKVLLYRYTQQEDIAIGSPIANRNRSELEGLIGFFVNSLVLRTDLTGNPTFRELLSRVKEVALGAYAHQDLPFEKLVEELHPERNLNQNPLFQVVFALQNAPMSSLELTGLTLSPLPFDTETTRFDLEFHLWEPNPQNGLWVDSSEAISGFVIYSTDLFDEATITRMLGHFQILLEGIVANPEQRIAQLPLLNEAELHKLLVEWNNTQLDYPQDKCIHQLFESVAKQNPDATALVFGDEQLSYKELNIRSNKLAYYLKKLGVKAEVLVGLCLERSFDMVIGMLGILKAGGAYVPLDPSYPSEHLNFMLADAQVSVLLTHERWLKRLSNYNSQVICLDKDWEIIAQEIEDNLISEVAVDNLAYVVYTSGSTGKPKGVQIEHRGLLNLIFWHQKAFAVSHIDRVTQIAGIAFDACGWEIWPYLSAGASIYIVADKIRRSPEYLRDWLISQKITISFLPTPIAEKFLLLDFPHDAALRILLIGGDKLNQYPLPSHPFQVINNYGPTENTVVTTSGHIFLKNNDNVAPTIGRPVNNTQVYILDKHLQPVPIGVSGELYISSDGLARGYLNRPALTAECFIFHSLTNKLKARLYKTGDLVRYRVDGNIEFLGRLDEQVKIRGYRIELGEIEAVLTQHPAVHQTVVIIHENQEEKRLVAYVVAKAEYSSEQENVQLMQLQNEQVLQWQMLYNETYNQPTANSDATSNFVGWNSSYTNQPIPIEQMREWVNNQVEQILALQPQRVLEIGCGTGLILFRIAPHCTKYCGTDFSPVSLNYIQQQLEKHEMPQVTLYQQMATDFDKVETAAFDVVILNSVVQYFPTINYLISVLEGAVKATAPGGFIFIGDVRHLSLLQAFHASVQLYQAEPSLTRSELQQRVQMQIFQETELVIDPAFFSAIKQYFPQISHVQIQLLRGRERNELTQFRYNVILHIGGETINTTELSSVLNWSEDNLTVSAVRQLLIESQPEILCINNVPNVRVMAAVKTAEWLSDVESFKTVGQMRKALQELENLGVEPEDWYTLDIPYKVEINWSHSSIEGCYDVVFVRQDRISNKTIFPHSTAHSRPWQSYANNPLQAKAARQLVPQLQTYIAQKLPEYMMPSAFVVLESLPLTANGKVNRRALRAFYDAIQPQLPENYIAPRTPGEQVLVKIFAEILGLKRVGIYDNFFELGGHSLLATQLVSRVRDALRVELPLRSVFEAPTIAQISKIVESLKESNAQSQAPVLVPLSRESRRIKLSSLNKESKER, via the coding sequence TTGAATACGGTTGAGTTTTTATCTCATCTTCGCAGCTTAGATATTCAAGTTTTTATTGATGGTGAAAAGTTTCGCTGTAACGCGCCTGAAGGAACTATTACGGCAGAACTACGTACAGAAATTCAAGAGCGTAAAACAGAAATTATTGAATTTTTAAAAGCAACTAATCGTACTAACAACCACATCTTTAAACCTCTCTCACCTATTTCGCGGTCAGGAAATCTTCCCCTCTCCTTTGCTCAACAACGGCTATGGTTTCTTGACCAATTAATCCCTAATAATCCTTTCTATAACATTCCAATAGCTCTACATTTAACAGGTTTGCTTAATAAAGCCGCGCTTGAGCAAACTTTTAACGAAATTGTCCGACGACACGAAGCTTTACGTACCACTTTTGTTATACAGTCCGGGCAACCAGTTCAGGTAATTAATCCTAAGCTAACTATTACTTTACCAATAATAGATTTACGGCAATTGCCACAAGCCGAACGAGAAATACAAGCACGACAATTCACTAATCAAGAAGCTCAACGTCCGTTCAATTTATCAACTGATTCATTGCTGCAAGTAAAACTTTTGCAGTTGGATGAGACACAATACATCCTGCTGCTGAATATGCACCACATTGTTTCTGATGGTTGGTCTATTGGAGTGCTGATTCAAGAGATAGCAGCACTTTACACAGCCTTTAGTAGCAATCAGCCTTCTCCTCTGCCGAAACTTACAATCCAATATGCAGACTTTGCATACTGGCAACGCCAATGGTTGCAGGGGGAAGTATTAGAAAAGCAACTCGATTACTGGCAGAAGCAATTAGACGGTATATCTATATTAAAACTGCCAACCGATAGACCAAGATTAGCTGTTCAAACTTACCAGGGTGCAAGGCAACCTCTGCAATTATCAAAAAGTTTGAGCAAAGCACTTTTAGCTCTCGGACAGCAAGAAGGGGTAACTTTATTTATAACTCTACTAGCAGCATTTAAAGTTTTACTTTACCGCTACACACAACAAGAAGATATTGCTATTGGTTCACCCATTGCCAATCGCAATCGTAGTGAACTTGAGGGATTAATTGGTTTTTTTGTCAATAGCTTAGTTCTGCGTACCGATTTAACTGGAAACCCAACTTTTCGAGAATTATTGAGTCGAGTCAAAGAGGTAGCTTTAGGGGCTTATGCTCATCAAGATTTGCCTTTTGAAAAACTCGTAGAAGAGCTGCATCCAGAGCGTAATTTGAATCAAAATCCGCTATTTCAAGTGGTGTTTGCATTACAAAATGCGCCTATGTCATCATTAGAGTTAACTGGTTTAACTTTAAGCCCGCTACCATTTGATACGGAAACAACACGCTTTGATTTGGAGTTCCACCTCTGGGAGCCAAATCCTCAAAATGGTTTATGGGTAGATAGTTCAGAAGCAATTAGTGGGTTTGTAATTTACAGTACTGATTTATTTGATGAGGCTACTATTACCAGGATGTTAGGGCATTTCCAAATATTACTGGAAGGTATAGTTGCAAATCCAGAACAGCGAATTGCCCAATTACCGCTTTTAAACGAAGCTGAGTTACATAAATTATTAGTTGAATGGAATAATACTCAGTTAGATTATCCTCAAGATAAGTGTATACATCAGTTATTTGAGAGCGTTGCAAAACAGAATCCTGATGCAACTGCCCTAGTATTTGGCGATGAACAACTCAGCTATAAAGAGTTAAATATACGTAGTAACAAACTTGCATATTATCTCAAAAAATTAGGAGTTAAAGCCGAAGTTTTAGTAGGACTTTGTTTAGAACGCTCTTTTGATATGGTAATCGGGATGTTGGGTATCCTGAAAGCAGGTGGAGCTTATGTACCTCTAGACCCCAGCTATCCATCTGAACATTTGAATTTTATGCTTGCAGATGCTCAAGTCTCAGTTTTATTAACTCACGAGCGATGGCTGAAACGTCTGAGTAACTATAATTCACAGGTAATCTGTTTAGATAAAGACTGGGAAATTATTGCTCAAGAAATTGAAGATAATCTTATTAGCGAAGTTGCAGTAGATAACCTTGCTTATGTCGTTTATACCTCCGGTTCAACAGGAAAGCCTAAAGGCGTACAAATTGAACATAGAGGATTGTTAAATCTAATATTTTGGCATCAAAAAGCTTTTGCAGTTTCACATATTGACCGAGTAACGCAGATTGCTGGGATTGCATTTGATGCTTGCGGTTGGGAAATTTGGCCTTATCTTAGTGCAGGAGCAAGTATCTATATTGTAGCTGATAAAATCAGGCGATCGCCTGAATATCTCCGAGATTGGTTAATATCGCAAAAAATCACAATTTCTTTCTTACCAACACCTATAGCAGAGAAGTTTTTATTATTAGATTTTCCTCACGACGCAGCTTTACGAATATTACTTATAGGTGGAGACAAACTAAATCAATATCCTTTACCTTCCCATCCTTTCCAGGTAATTAATAATTATGGCCCAACTGAAAATACAGTTGTGACAACTTCCGGTCATATTTTTCTGAAGAATAACGATAATGTAGCACCTACAATTGGTCGCCCCGTTAATAATACACAAGTTTACATATTAGATAAACATTTACAACCTGTACCTATTGGCGTTTCAGGAGAGTTATATATAAGTAGTGATGGATTGGCAAGGGGTTATTTAAATCGTCCTGCTTTAACTGCTGAATGCTTTATTTTTCATTCTTTGACTAATAAGTTAAAGGCACGACTTTATAAAACAGGCGATTTAGTTCGCTATCGAGTAGATGGCAATATTGAATTTTTAGGTCGCCTCGACGAGCAGGTAAAAATCCGTGGCTACCGCATTGAGTTGGGCGAGATTGAAGCAGTGCTGACTCAGCATCCAGCAGTACATCAAACTGTAGTAATAATTCATGAAAATCAAGAGGAAAAACGCCTAGTAGCTTATGTGGTAGCAAAAGCTGAATACAGCAGTGAGCAGGAGAATGTGCAATTAATGCAATTGCAGAATGAGCAAGTTTTGCAATGGCAGATGCTCTATAACGAAACTTATAATCAACCTACTGCTAATTCAGATGCAACATCCAATTTTGTCGGTTGGAACAGTAGTTACACAAATCAGCCTATTCCAATAGAGCAGATGCGTGAGTGGGTGAATAACCAAGTCGAGCAAATTTTGGCTTTGCAACCCCAGCGAGTGTTAGAAATTGGTTGTGGAACAGGTTTAATTCTATTTAGAATTGCACCTCACTGCACTAAATATTGTGGAACAGACTTTTCCCCAGTTTCACTTAACTACATTCAGCAGCAGTTAGAAAAACACGAAATGCCGCAGGTAACGCTGTATCAGCAAATGGCTACTGACTTCGATAAAGTAGAAACAGCAGCTTTTGATGTAGTAATTCTGAACTCAGTTGTACAATATTTTCCTACTATTAATTATTTGATTAGTGTATTAGAAGGTGCTGTTAAGGCAACTGCGCCGGGTGGCTTTATCTTCATCGGAGATGTGCGTCATCTTTCACTCTTGCAAGCTTTCCATGCATCAGTGCAACTGTATCAAGCTGAACCTTCCCTCACCCGTTCCGAGTTGCAGCAACGGGTTCAAATGCAAATTTTTCAAGAAACAGAGCTGGTAATTGACCCAGCTTTTTTTAGTGCAATAAAGCAATATTTTCCCCAGATTAGCCATGTACAAATTCAACTGTTGCGGGGACGCGAACGCAATGAATTAACACAATTTCGATACAATGTGATTCTTCATATTGGCGGCGAAACTATTAATACTACTGAATTATCTTCAGTGTTGAACTGGTCTGAAGATAATTTAACAGTGTCAGCAGTACGTCAGCTATTAATTGAGTCTCAACCAGAAATATTATGTATTAATAATGTACCTAATGTGCGGGTGATGGCAGCTGTTAAAACAGCAGAATGGCTATCAGATGTAGAAAGTTTTAAAACTGTAGGTCAAATGCGTAAAGCATTGCAAGAACTCGAAAATTTAGGAGTAGAACCAGAAGATTGGTATACGCTGGATATACCTTACAAAGTTGAGATTAACTGGTCACATTCAAGTATTGAAGGATGCTATGATGTGGTTTTTGTTAGGCAAGATAGAATAAGTAATAAAACTATTTTTCCTCATAGCACGGCTCACTCTCGTCCCTGGCAATCTTACGCTAATAATCCCTTACAAGCCAAAGCTGCGCGTCAGCTAGTGCCACAGTTGCAGACTTACATAGCACAAAAACTGCCTGAGTACATGATGCCATCAGCTTTTGTAGTATTAGAATCTTTACCTTTAACAGCTAATGGTAAAGTCAATCGTCGCGCCTTAAGAGCATTCTATGATGCAATTCAGCCCCAATTACCTGAAAATTACATTGCACCTCGGACTCCTGGGGAACAAGTGCTGGTGAAAATTTTTGCTGAGATTTTAGGACTTAAGCGCGTAGGAATTTATGACAATTTCTTTGAATTAGGCGGTCATTCATTACTGGCAACTCAGCTTGTCTCTAGAGTGCGCGATGCCTTACGTGTGGAGTTGCCTTTGCGTAGCGTATTTGAAGCACCAACAATTGCACAAATATCTAAAATAGTGGAAAGCTTGAAAGAAAGTAATGCTCAAAGTCAAGCGCCAGTTTTAGTACCATTATCACGTGAAAGTCGGCGGATTAAGTTATCTTCCTTAAACAAAGAGAGCAAGGAGCGTTAG
- a CDS encoding alpha/beta hydrolase produces the protein MPHNFLLVWLGQLLSVGVLGGGIYILYEWYEQELIGTSYLVAGLVMLLWTFGGRFISLPLLRRPGNEEPKFMRSKTVQRLSRPDGSVLQVEFFGPEDGQPIILSHGWGPNSTVWYYAKRQLSDRFRVIVWDLPGLGKSSKPKNNDHSIEKYARDLEAVVAIAGDKPVILLGHSMGGMINLTFCRLFPELLGSRVAGLILVDTTYTNPVKTCIFSNLVRKLQKPLLEPVLYLTILLWPVFWLMTWLSYLNGSLYITVELSGFTGTETRGQLSFAGLLSALGSPGVLARGTLAMLKFDETDTLANINVPVLVMCGASDIATKPVASDRMKAELPYSQRVTIKPGGHMALMEQNQQFAEAVSTFCAGCS, from the coding sequence ATGCCTCATAATTTTCTACTTGTATGGCTGGGTCAGTTGCTGTCCGTTGGGGTACTTGGTGGGGGGATCTACATTCTCTATGAGTGGTACGAACAAGAACTTATAGGAACGTCCTACTTAGTAGCTGGATTAGTAATGCTTCTGTGGACTTTTGGCGGTCGTTTTATTAGTTTGCCACTGCTGCGCCGTCCTGGAAACGAAGAACCCAAGTTTATGCGTAGTAAAACCGTGCAGCGTTTGTCTCGTCCAGATGGGAGCGTGTTGCAAGTAGAGTTTTTTGGGCCTGAAGATGGTCAACCAATTATTTTGTCACACGGTTGGGGGCCAAACAGTACTGTATGGTACTATGCCAAACGACAGTTAAGCGATCGCTTTCGAGTAATTGTTTGGGATTTACCTGGCCTAGGAAAATCTTCCAAACCGAAAAACAATGATCACTCCATAGAAAAATATGCCCGTGACTTGGAAGCTGTTGTCGCCATAGCAGGGGATAAACCTGTTATTCTGCTAGGACACAGCATGGGTGGGATGATTAACCTGACATTCTGTCGTCTGTTTCCAGAGCTTTTGGGAAGCCGAGTGGCTGGCTTAATTCTTGTGGATACTACTTACACCAATCCGGTTAAAACTTGTATATTTAGCAATCTGGTACGCAAATTGCAGAAACCGCTACTCGAACCTGTGTTGTACCTGACTATCTTGCTGTGGCCGGTTTTTTGGTTAATGACTTGGCTCTCGTATTTGAATGGTTCGCTGTACATCACCGTCGAACTATCTGGATTTACAGGTACTGAAACACGCGGTCAACTAAGTTTTGCAGGTCTACTATCAGCATTGGGTTCGCCTGGGGTTCTGGCTCGTGGCACACTGGCAATGTTGAAATTCGACGAAACAGACACACTTGCAAATATTAATGTACCTGTATTGGTAATGTGTGGGGCTTCAGATATAGCGACAAAACCTGTGGCGAGCGATCGCATGAAAGCAGAATTACCTTATTCTCAAAGAGTCACCATCAAACCAGGTGGACACATGGCATTGATGGAACAAAACCAACAGTTTGCTGAAGCAGTCAGCACATTTTGCGCTGGCTGCTCATAG
- a CDS encoding glycosyltransferase translates to MHIGFLNPQGNFDSNNSHITKHPDFGGQLIYVKQLAIAIAQMGHKVDIITRQIIDPEWPEFAQAIDTYSGIDNVRIIRLPAGPKEFLPKELLWPHLVSDWVPNILKFYQQQGGLPDAMTAHYGDGGLCAVLIEEETSIPFTFTAHSLGAQKMDKLEVTPKNLPEIDEQFHFKYRILAERLSMNRSAVNITSTRQERFEQYSHRVYSGAVDVDNDNRFAVISPGADFSIFGAKARSENEEATYQFVQERLARDIVEPRRDLPVILASSRLELKKNVLGLVQAFAMSPTLQERANLVLITGGLDDPLREEASDSIAEEVLAPIREVVKENDLWGKVSAFGLSDQAQESLAATYRFMVKRRSVFALTALYEPFGLAPLEAAVAGLPVVATKNGGPSESLRQGNKEYGVLVDPEDPADIARGLERLLCDANEWEYFAQAGQERVLKTYTWECTAENYLALLEKILSSPETRPRAELLPIHPYFRNPESQTDVFLEELSDLYFGSNQKVLINAS, encoded by the coding sequence ATGCATATTGGATTTCTCAACCCTCAAGGCAATTTTGATTCAAATAATAGTCACATAACGAAACACCCAGATTTTGGGGGTCAGCTGATCTACGTTAAGCAACTCGCCATAGCCATAGCTCAAATGGGTCATAAAGTTGATATTATCACCCGTCAAATTATTGACCCGGAGTGGCCAGAGTTTGCCCAAGCGATTGATACTTATTCAGGGATCGATAACGTCCGCATTATCCGCTTACCAGCTGGGCCAAAAGAATTTCTCCCTAAAGAGTTGTTATGGCCTCATCTGGTTAGTGATTGGGTACCCAACATCTTGAAATTTTATCAACAGCAAGGTGGCTTACCCGATGCTATGACTGCTCACTACGGCGATGGAGGACTTTGTGCCGTTCTAATTGAAGAGGAGACAAGCATACCTTTTACCTTTACTGCTCATTCTCTCGGCGCTCAAAAGATGGACAAACTGGAAGTTACCCCAAAGAATCTGCCAGAAATAGACGAGCAATTCCATTTTAAATATCGCATTTTAGCCGAACGCCTGAGCATGAATCGCTCGGCCGTTAATATCACCAGTACACGACAGGAACGCTTTGAACAGTATTCTCATCGAGTCTATAGTGGTGCAGTGGATGTAGACAACGACAACCGTTTTGCGGTAATTTCGCCAGGAGCAGATTTCTCGATTTTCGGTGCAAAGGCACGTTCCGAAAACGAGGAGGCTACCTATCAGTTCGTTCAGGAGCGATTGGCACGAGACATTGTAGAACCACGTCGAGATTTGCCCGTCATCCTAGCATCCAGTCGATTAGAGCTTAAAAAAAACGTATTAGGGCTAGTGCAAGCCTTCGCAATGAGTCCAACACTTCAGGAACGAGCTAACTTGGTGCTAATTACAGGGGGGCTGGATGATCCTTTACGAGAGGAGGCTAGTGACAGTATAGCTGAAGAGGTATTAGCTCCCATTCGGGAAGTGGTCAAAGAAAACGACTTGTGGGGCAAGGTGAGTGCCTTTGGCTTGTCAGATCAGGCTCAAGAGTCACTGGCAGCAACCTATCGGTTTATGGTTAAACGCCGCTCAGTATTTGCGCTGACCGCACTCTACGAACCCTTTGGGCTTGCTCCCTTAGAAGCAGCAGTTGCAGGTTTACCAGTGGTAGCAACCAAGAACGGTGGCCCCAGCGAGAGCTTGCGACAGGGAAATAAAGAATATGGCGTACTCGTTGATCCCGAAGATCCTGCTGATATTGCGCGGGGCTTGGAGCGGTTGCTATGCGATGCTAACGAGTGGGAGTATTTTGCTCAGGCTGGTCAGGAACGGGTGCTTAAGACATACACTTGGGAATGTACTGCTGAAAACTATCTGGCTTTGCTTGAGAAGATTCTGTCTTCACCGGAAACTCGCCCTCGCGCTGAACTCCTTCCCATTCATCCCTACTTCCGTAATCCAGAATCGCAGACTGATGTTTTTTTGGAAGAATTGAGCGACCTTTACTTTGGATCTAATCAAAAGGTACTAATAAATGCGAGTTAA